In Paramisgurnus dabryanus chromosome 14, PD_genome_1.1, whole genome shotgun sequence, one genomic interval encodes:
- the tegt gene encoding probable Bax inhibitor 1, translating into MNVFDRSLNFDAVFKFSQISRSTQQHLKNVYASLAVCMLVAAAGSYVYLITRIFQSGLIIMLGSLALMGWLSMIPHSPQTEKKRLAILAGFAFLTGLGLGPLIDHVIAINPSIIVTAFLGTSIIFACFTLSALYAQRRSYLFLGGILMSGLTVVLLVSLLNIFFASAFLMKAHVYLGLAVMCGFVLFDTQLIIEKAEMGDKDYIWHCVDLFMDFVAIFRKLLIILAMNEKDKKKEKK; encoded by the exons ATGAACGTCTTTGATCGCAGCTTAAACTTTGACGCTGTCTTTAAGTTCTCACAGAT TTCTCGTTCGACCCAGCAGCATTTGAAGAATGTCTACGCCAGTCTGGCTGTTTGTATGCTGGTGGCGGCCGCCGGCTCTTACGTCTATTTGATCACGAGAATCTTTCAG AGCGGACTGATAATAATGCTGGGGTCACTTGCTCTGATGGGTTGGCTCTCTATGATCCCTCACAGTCCTCAGACTGAGAAGAAGAGGTTGGCCATCCTGGCTGGTTTCGCTTTCTTGACAG GTCTCGGACTCGGCCCGCTCATTGACCACGTCATTGCCATCAACCCGAG CATTATTGTGACTGCTTTCCTGGGCACCTCCATCATCTTTGCCTGTTTCACACTGAGCGCTCTGTATGCCCAGCGCAGGAGTTATCTCTTCTTAGGAG GCATACTGATGTCCGGACTGACTGTTGTTCTGCTGGTCTCACTTCTCAACATCTTCTTTGCCTCGGCCTTTCTCATGAAG GCTCACGTGTATCTGGGGTTGGCTGTTATGTGTGGATTTGTGCTGTTTGACACTCAGCTCATCATTGAGAAGGCAGAGATGGGAGACAAAGATTACATCTG GCATTGTGTGGATCTCTTTATGGACTTTGTGGCCATCTTCAGAAAACTTCTTATAATCCTTGCCATGAATGAAAAG GACAAGAAGAAGGAGAAGAAGTAA